A genome region from Flavobacterium sp. CFS9 includes the following:
- a CDS encoding MlaE family ABC transporter permease has translation MILTLKNTFTEIGNATLFAKQFFKEVFVPPYEAKEFIKQCYVIGYKSLPLVAITGFIMGLVLTLQSRPTLVNFGAESWLPGMVALSLIREIAPVITALICAGKISSGIGAELGSMKVTEQIDAMEVSAINPYNYLVVTRILACTLMVPILVLFADAVGIVGGFVGINIHGDVNFYRYLTQILQSLEYLDLIPATIKTFFFGFFIGMIGCFKGFNASNGTESVGKAANSAVVTASLTIFILDMIAVQITDLFF, from the coding sequence TTGATACTCACTCTAAAAAATACTTTCACCGAAATAGGAAATGCAACTTTGTTTGCAAAGCAGTTTTTTAAGGAAGTTTTTGTTCCTCCTTATGAGGCTAAAGAGTTTATAAAACAATGTTATGTAATTGGATATAAATCATTGCCTTTAGTTGCCATAACCGGTTTTATTATGGGATTAGTACTCACCCTTCAATCCCGTCCTACACTGGTTAATTTTGGAGCGGAATCCTGGTTGCCCGGAATGGTAGCCCTTTCCTTAATAAGAGAAATTGCTCCCGTAATTACTGCCTTAATTTGTGCCGGAAAAATATCCTCGGGAATTGGTGCCGAATTAGGATCGATGAAGGTAACCGAACAAATTGATGCGATGGAAGTTTCGGCAATCAATCCATACAACTATTTGGTCGTAACCCGAATTTTGGCCTGTACCTTAATGGTTCCCATTTTAGTCCTTTTTGCAGATGCTGTGGGTATTGTTGGTGGTTTTGTTGGAATTAATATCCACGGTGATGTTAATTTTTATCGCTATCTGACTCAAATTCTACAATCACTGGAATATCTGGATTTGATTCCTGCCACGATTAAGACGTTCTTCTTCGGATTCTTTATCGGAATGATTGGATGTTTTAAGGGATTTAATGCTTCTAATGGAACTGAAAGTGTGGGAAAAGCAGCAAATTCAGCTGTAGTAACAGCCTCGCTGACCATTTTTATTCTTGATATGATTGCTGTTCAAATAACCGATTTATTCTTTTAA
- a CDS encoding MlaD family protein codes for MDKQSGYTWKLGMFVAIGLLLFIMAIYFIGKQKNIFGSTFHISSRFKTVSGLEVGNNVRFSGINIGTVEEIRLINDSSVVVSMVIKDDVRKFIKTDARASIGSDGLMGDKVLTISPGTKSQKIIENNGAIASIDGIEMQDIMKSVKKSVDNVGVISDELATFSHSMNNGNGALARLVRDDKMANSVSNTLSNLESGTKGFSDNMEAAKNNFLLRGYFRKKEKEKEKQKEEAKEKKEEQQEKINKEKEEKAKEEKQKQEKQKEEDAKKASSGKDKP; via the coding sequence ATGGATAAACAATCTGGATATACCTGGAAATTAGGAATGTTTGTAGCAATTGGATTGTTACTTTTTATAATGGCAATTTACTTTATAGGGAAACAAAAAAATATCTTTGGTTCCACATTTCACATCAGCTCCCGATTTAAAACGGTAAGCGGTCTGGAAGTGGGCAACAATGTGCGCTTTTCAGGAATTAACATTGGCACTGTGGAAGAAATCAGATTAATAAATGACTCGTCTGTTGTGGTTTCAATGGTGATTAAAGACGATGTTCGAAAATTCATCAAAACAGACGCTCGTGCCAGCATTGGTTCTGACGGATTGATGGGTGACAAAGTTCTCACTATTTCTCCCGGTACAAAGTCACAAAAAATAATCGAAAACAACGGAGCCATTGCTTCGATTGACGGAATTGAAATGCAGGACATCATGAAAAGTGTCAAAAAAAGTGTCGATAATGTTGGGGTTATTTCTGATGAACTTGCGACTTTTAGCCATAGCATGAACAACGGAAACGGAGCCCTGGCAAGATTAGTCCGCGATGATAAAATGGCCAATAGTGTTTCGAATACCCTTTCGAATCTGGAAAGCGGTACCAAAGGTTTTAGTGATAATATGGAAGCGGCCAAAAATAACTTTTTGTTGAGAGGCTATTTCAGGAAAAAAGAGAAGGAAAAGGAAAAACAAAAAGAGGAAGCTAAAGAGAAAAAAGAAGAACAACAGGAAAAAATCAATAAAGAAAAAGAGGAAAAAGCCAAAGAAGAAAAACAAAAACAGGAGAAACAAAAAGAAGAAGACGCTAAAAAAGCATCCTCCGGAAAGGATAAACCTTAG
- a CDS encoding VOC family protein has protein sequence MNLPSGHQTIMPYLILNGASQFIVFTQKVFEANNSSNNNVLREDGTVMHAEIMLNGSTLMVTDVIKDWSRQTANLFVYVPNVDETYKKALENGATSVMELSNKDYGRTCGVSDPFGNVWWITTVIE, from the coding sequence ATGAACTTACCCTCCGGACATCAGACCATCATGCCTTATTTGATTTTAAATGGCGCATCACAATTTATTGTATTTACCCAAAAAGTTTTTGAGGCAAACAATTCTTCCAATAATAATGTACTACGCGAAGACGGAACGGTTATGCATGCCGAAATCATGCTCAACGGAAGCACGCTTATGGTTACAGACGTGATCAAAGACTGGTCCAGACAAACTGCCAATTTATTTGTATATGTACCCAATGTGGACGAAACATATAAAAAAGCATTAGAAAATGGAGCCACAAGTGTAATGGAACTAAGTAACAAAGATTACGGCAGGACTTGCGGTGTTTCCGATCCTTTTGGAAATGTCTGGTGGATCACCACCGTAATCGAATAA
- a CDS encoding DUF6526 family protein, giving the protein MKIQTYYNHVRFYTPHHFVYYPVLALFLGCSIYFACTTENALIWSFISVCFLFLFFLAYMLRQHYALTLQNRIVRLELRYRYFSLTGKRLEEFEYKLTDDQIFALRFAPDNEILPLLEDALKNNLSGDAIKKAIVHWRADYNRV; this is encoded by the coding sequence ATGAAAATTCAAACTTACTACAATCATGTTCGGTTTTATACCCCGCATCATTTTGTTTATTATCCGGTTTTAGCACTATTCTTAGGCTGCAGTATTTATTTTGCCTGTACTACGGAAAATGCCCTTATTTGGTCTTTTATAAGTGTTTGTTTTCTATTTCTGTTTTTTCTTGCCTATATGCTTCGCCAGCATTACGCCCTGACGCTTCAAAACCGAATCGTGAGGCTGGAACTTCGCTATCGTTATTTCAGTCTTACCGGAAAAAGGCTTGAAGAATTTGAGTACAAACTAACGGATGATCAGATTTTTGCTTTGAGATTTGCTCCTGATAACGAAATCCTGCCGCTTTTGGAAGATGCTCTTAAAAATAACCTCAGCGGAGACGCTATAAAAAAAGCCATCGTACACTGGAGAGCCGATTATAACAGGGTGTAA
- a CDS encoding GNAT family N-acetyltransferase: MKNINLIEDNINNLTGLWKTVTAPFLAYHTNDLLEHTKIENSGWPNKLWTRKDISKNDVIEISKIIKANPTVSFPYWDIYETKSNELLEANGFTLKTEQVAMALKLDEKFTLQNHLSFKRVVTEQDAKIWADLYPHAFGYVISKEILIQNYNNVHFYLVSLDNQPIGTFMLFQTQNTIGIHGLGVIPEMRRKGFAEEIMKYALNLSIDLNADYAQLQASAMGKDIYTRLGFEDLFVIKNYVLQINSES; this comes from the coding sequence ATGAAAAATATAAACTTAATCGAAGACAATATAAACAACCTTACTGGTTTGTGGAAAACCGTTACTGCTCCTTTCCTGGCTTATCATACGAATGATCTTTTGGAACATACTAAAATCGAAAACTCAGGCTGGCCCAATAAACTCTGGACCCGAAAAGACATTTCGAAAAATGACGTTATCGAAATAAGCAAAATCATAAAAGCCAATCCAACCGTATCTTTTCCATACTGGGATATCTACGAAACAAAATCAAATGAGCTGTTGGAGGCAAACGGTTTCACACTAAAAACGGAACAAGTTGCCATGGCTTTAAAATTAGATGAGAAATTTACGCTGCAAAACCATCTGAGTTTTAAAAGAGTTGTCACTGAGCAGGATGCCAAAATATGGGCCGATCTGTATCCTCATGCTTTTGGTTATGTGATTAGCAAAGAAATCCTTATTCAGAATTACAATAACGTTCATTTCTATTTGGTTTCCTTAGACAATCAACCAATCGGAACGTTTATGCTGTTTCAGACTCAAAATACAATTGGAATTCATGGTTTGGGAGTAATTCCCGAAATGCGCAGAAAAGGTTTTGCTGAAGAAATCATGAAGTATGCATTAAATCTTTCTATCGACCTAAATGCTGATTATGCGCAATTACAAGCTTCTGCCATGGGAAAAGATATTTATACACGATTGGGTTTTGAAGATTTGTTTGTGATTAAGAATTATGTTTTACAAATAAATTCCGAATCTTAA
- a CDS encoding DNA-deoxyinosine glycosylase: MKSFSFPPLSSKDAVILILGTMPGTKSLELNQYYGHNQNNFWKFMFAILKEDLSTDYEARKTLLQKNNIAVWDVLQYCERIGSLDSAIKNEIPNDFESFLEQHPNITTILFNGQKAAAFFKKYVQLKKNYRLITLPSTSPANAGKSYESKLQEWKISVSPHHNNTSSSHTD; the protein is encoded by the coding sequence ATGAAAAGTTTTTCTTTCCCGCCCCTATCCAGCAAAGATGCTGTTATTCTGATTTTGGGTACTATGCCCGGAACCAAATCATTGGAATTGAATCAATATTACGGTCACAATCAGAATAATTTCTGGAAATTTATGTTTGCAATTTTGAAGGAAGATCTTTCCACTGATTATGAAGCCCGAAAAACTTTGCTGCAAAAAAATAACATTGCGGTATGGGATGTGTTACAGTATTGCGAAAGAATAGGAAGTTTAGACAGTGCTATTAAAAATGAAATCCCTAACGATTTTGAATCCTTTTTAGAACAGCATCCCAATATCACAACCATTCTTTTTAACGGACAAAAGGCAGCGGCATTCTTTAAAAAATATGTCCAGCTGAAAAAAAACTATCGTTTGATCACATTACCCTCAACAAGTCCGGCAAATGCGGGTAAAAGTTATGAATCTAAACTTCAGGAGTGGAAAATCTCTGTTTCTCCGCATCATAATAATACGTCGTCATCTCACACAGATTAA
- a CDS encoding glycoside hydrolase family 97 protein, with the protein MKNIKYRYCLMALTTILLYACGTQKTYKISSPEKHIELVFELTPSGQPQYSFTSDKKSVIEPSLMGFEFQGIQKMTDGFEVVSTEEKTSDETWEQPWGEFKKIRDHHNELIVHLKESKGEERLVDIIFRVFDDGVGFRYSFPKQPNLGKVKISNEITQFTFKSDNDVWWIPVHRENSYYESEYRKTPISKTDTINTPATFETKEKLFVAIHEANLTDFASMTLLKTGDKQYKSDLVPWADGVKVYAEAPFQTPWRTIVVGKTAGEMAASTIMLNLNEPSKIEDLSWIRPSKYIGIWWGMHLEKFTWGQGPKHGATIKNTKEYIDFAAKNSFDGVLVEGWNEGWDGDWTADGSAFSFVKAYPDFNLEEITKYAAIKNVRLIGHHETAGATKHYESQLEDAFKLYQKMGVNSVKTGYVNKYLDKKEWHDSQYGARHYRKVIETAAKYHIMIDNHEPMKGTGLQRTYPNFMSQEGGRGQEYNAWSVDGGNTPQHLTTLPFTRMLSGPFDYTPGIFNFDYKTPSGARVQTTLANQLALYVIIFSPLQMAADLPENYVNKPEFQFVKDVPCTWSDTKVLDSKIGEYTTIVRKDWEEKNWYLGSITNKVPRTLKVSLTFLDEDKEYEAEIYADGAGADYKTNPYPVTISKQKVNNKTTMNIKLAAGGGAAIKFTPIEK; encoded by the coding sequence ATGAAAAATATAAAATACAGATATTGCCTGATGGCGTTAACCACAATTTTGCTCTATGCTTGCGGTACCCAAAAAACATACAAAATAAGTTCTCCGGAAAAACATATCGAATTGGTTTTTGAATTAACTCCATCCGGTCAGCCACAATACAGTTTTACTTCTGATAAGAAATCTGTGATTGAACCTTCTTTAATGGGTTTTGAATTTCAGGGAATTCAAAAAATGACCGATGGTTTTGAAGTCGTTTCTACCGAAGAAAAAACCTCAGATGAAACCTGGGAGCAGCCTTGGGGAGAATTCAAAAAAATCCGTGATCATCACAACGAATTAATTGTTCACCTAAAAGAGTCAAAAGGAGAAGAACGTCTTGTAGATATCATTTTCAGAGTTTTTGATGATGGTGTAGGATTCAGATATTCATTTCCAAAACAGCCCAATTTGGGTAAGGTGAAGATTTCGAACGAGATTACACAATTTACTTTTAAATCGGATAATGACGTTTGGTGGATTCCGGTACACAGAGAAAACAGCTATTACGAAAGTGAATATCGTAAGACACCCATCAGTAAAACTGATACCATTAATACGCCGGCAACTTTTGAAACAAAAGAAAAATTGTTTGTTGCCATTCATGAAGCAAACTTAACAGATTTTGCTTCGATGACACTTTTAAAAACGGGTGATAAACAATACAAAAGTGATTTAGTGCCGTGGGCAGATGGCGTAAAAGTGTATGCCGAAGCTCCTTTTCAAACACCTTGGAGAACCATTGTAGTTGGAAAAACGGCAGGTGAAATGGCTGCTTCTACCATTATGTTAAACCTGAACGAACCATCAAAAATTGAAGACCTTTCTTGGATAAGACCTTCAAAATATATTGGGATCTGGTGGGGAATGCATTTAGAAAAATTCACTTGGGGACAAGGACCAAAACATGGTGCAACAATCAAAAATACGAAAGAATATATCGATTTTGCAGCAAAAAACAGTTTTGACGGAGTTCTGGTAGAAGGCTGGAACGAGGGCTGGGATGGAGACTGGACTGCAGACGGAAGTGCCTTTAGTTTTGTAAAAGCTTACCCGGATTTTAATTTAGAAGAAATTACAAAATATGCCGCCATCAAAAATGTTCGTTTAATTGGCCATCACGAAACTGCCGGAGCAACAAAACATTACGAAAGCCAGTTGGAAGATGCATTTAAACTGTACCAAAAAATGGGAGTCAATTCTGTTAAAACAGGCTATGTAAATAAATATCTGGACAAAAAAGAATGGCACGACAGTCAATATGGAGCACGTCATTACAGAAAAGTGATAGAAACAGCAGCCAAATATCATATTATGATCGACAATCACGAGCCAATGAAAGGAACAGGTTTGCAACGTACCTATCCCAACTTCATGTCTCAGGAAGGAGGCCGTGGTCAGGAATATAACGCGTGGTCGGTAGACGGAGGAAATACGCCACAGCACTTGACAACTTTACCGTTTACAAGAATGCTTTCCGGACCTTTTGATTACACACCCGGAATCTTCAATTTTGATTACAAAACACCATCCGGTGCGAGAGTACAGACAACATTAGCCAATCAACTGGCATTGTATGTCATTATTTTCAGTCCGTTACAGATGGCGGCAGATTTGCCTGAAAATTATGTCAACAAACCTGAGTTTCAATTCGTAAAAGACGTACCCTGTACGTGGTCAGATACAAAGGTTTTAGATTCAAAAATTGGAGAGTATACCACAATTGTCCGTAAAGACTGGGAAGAGAAAAATTGGTACTTAGGTTCTATTACCAACAAAGTACCCAGGACATTAAAAGTTAGTTTAACCTTTCTGGACGAAGACAAAGAATACGAAGCAGAAATTTACGCAGATGGAGCAGGAGCAGATTACAAAACAAATCCATATCCAGTGACCATTTCAAAACAAAAAGTAAATAATAAAACGACAATGAATATCAAATTGGCAGCTGGCGGAGGAGCAGCTATAAAATTTACTCCAATTGAGAAATAA
- a CDS encoding ABC transporter ATP-binding protein, whose translation MIKEEGNTTLKTKAKSKTPIIEIRDLHKTFGTDNTVLQGINLTVNKGEDLVILGRSGSGKSVTIKCIAGLITPDQGEIKVFNENVLNLKKTELNQIRVRIGFLFQSGALYDSMSVRENLAFTLQKHKHNLTPEEVETEVMEALDNVGLGDAIDKMPSELSGGMQKRIGLARTLILKPEIILYDEPTTGLDTITSREISELILDIKHKRKTTSIIITHDMACAKLTADRIMVLKDGVIHAEGTYEELEKDEDEWVRSFFK comes from the coding sequence ATGATTAAGGAAGAAGGAAATACAACACTCAAAACTAAAGCAAAAAGCAAAACTCCAATCATCGAGATCAGGGATTTGCACAAAACTTTTGGTACAGACAATACTGTTCTGCAAGGTATAAATCTAACGGTGAATAAAGGAGAAGATTTAGTGATCCTTGGGCGTTCCGGTTCGGGAAAATCGGTGACCATAAAATGTATTGCGGGTTTAATAACACCGGATCAGGGCGAAATAAAAGTATTTAACGAAAATGTCTTAAATCTGAAGAAAACGGAGCTAAATCAGATCAGGGTTCGAATTGGCTTTTTATTTCAGAGTGGTGCGCTGTACGACTCCATGTCGGTGCGTGAAAATCTGGCTTTCACTTTACAAAAACACAAACACAACCTAACACCTGAAGAAGTCGAAACTGAAGTCATGGAAGCTTTAGATAATGTTGGTTTGGGGGATGCCATCGATAAAATGCCTTCGGAACTATCAGGCGGAATGCAAAAAAGAATCGGTCTGGCCAGAACATTAATCTTAAAACCGGAGATTATCCTGTACGACGAACCGACAACGGGATTAGATACCATAACCTCGCGAGAGATCAGCGAATTAATTCTCGATATCAAACACAAGCGTAAAACAACTTCCATCATTATTACTCACGATATGGCTTGCGCAAAACTCACAGCCGACCGAATTATGGTTTTAAAAGATGGTGTAATACATGCCGAAGGGACTTACGAAGAACTGGAAAAAGACGAGGACGAATGGGTGCGCTCTTTTTTCAAATAA
- a CDS encoding DoxX family protein, with translation MKKAKIIFWITTTIIFLFEGVMPALTSQTELAKEGIRHLGYPEYFGNALVVFKILGVLVLVIPSIPKNIKEWAYAGFGFDFIFASISHAAVDGINFQAFFPLIFLVILAISYVYYHKIERYKNIAL, from the coding sequence ATGAAAAAAGCAAAAATTATCTTTTGGATCACTACTACTATTATCTTTTTATTCGAAGGCGTTATGCCGGCCTTAACTTCACAAACTGAATTAGCAAAAGAAGGAATCAGGCATTTGGGTTATCCTGAGTATTTCGGAAATGCCTTAGTTGTCTTTAAAATTCTTGGTGTTTTAGTGCTGGTGATTCCTTCTATTCCAAAAAACATAAAGGAATGGGCTTATGCCGGTTTTGGCTTCGACTTTATATTTGCTTCCATAAGTCATGCTGCCGTAGACGGTATCAATTTCCAGGCCTTCTTTCCTTTAATCTTTTTAGTAATTCTGGCGATCTCTTACGTTTATTATCACAAAATAGAACGTTATAAAAACATCGCTTTATAA
- a CDS encoding TolC family protein, translated as MKNHITKIVMIALLITTVISCKVSKDIETPKDAFPENFRSASVSKDTTSIGDTEWKNFFTEKDVVQLIDSAVARNNDLQIATKNIEIAHYRFTQSKWGNIPEVNLSVAASTSNPSDNSFTGKNLGQALGQNHINDFTAGATLSWEADIWGRIKNQKKEAFAGYLQSEEVKKALQTTIVANVSKGYYNLLMLDAQLDIARQNLKLNDSTTNIIKLKYDAGQVTSLAIQQSEAQKLNAAQLIPLLEQNIAIQENALSVLTGSFPDSKKRSIRLSALEVKNNTAIGIPSSLVSRRPDVKSAELALKAANASVGVTKANLYPALRITAQGGVNSFEASNWFNIPASLFGTLAGGLTQPLLNNKKVKTQYHIAVAEREKAVLNFRQSVLVAVSEVSDALVKVEKLQQQESFLQQRVKTLQQAIKNANLLFKNGMAEYLEVLTAQSNLLQSELELANIKREQLSANTELYRALGGGWK; from the coding sequence ATGAAAAATCATATAACCAAAATTGTGATGATCGCTCTTTTGATCACCACAGTAATATCCTGTAAGGTTTCGAAGGATATTGAAACTCCAAAAGATGCATTTCCTGAAAATTTCAGGAGTGCATCGGTTTCAAAAGATACGACAAGTATCGGCGATACGGAGTGGAAAAACTTCTTTACCGAAAAGGATGTTGTTCAATTAATCGACAGTGCGGTTGCCCGAAACAACGACCTGCAAATTGCCACTAAAAACATCGAGATTGCACATTACAGATTCACACAGTCCAAATGGGGAAATATTCCTGAGGTCAATTTATCGGTAGCGGCAAGCACCAGCAATCCGTCAGACAATAGTTTTACCGGAAAGAATTTAGGTCAGGCGTTGGGTCAGAATCATATTAATGACTTCACTGCCGGAGCCACACTTTCATGGGAAGCTGACATTTGGGGAAGAATAAAAAACCAGAAAAAAGAAGCTTTTGCAGGTTATCTCCAGTCAGAAGAAGTTAAAAAAGCTTTGCAGACTACTATTGTTGCCAATGTTTCTAAAGGATATTACAATCTTTTAATGTTGGACGCACAATTGGATATTGCCCGACAAAATCTAAAATTAAATGATAGTACCACCAATATTATCAAATTAAAATACGATGCCGGTCAGGTCACTTCATTGGCCATTCAACAATCGGAAGCACAAAAATTAAACGCCGCACAATTGATTCCTTTATTGGAACAAAACATTGCGATTCAGGAGAATGCTTTAAGTGTTTTGACAGGATCTTTTCCGGATTCCAAAAAAAGAAGTATTCGTTTGAGTGCTTTAGAAGTTAAAAACAATACCGCGATCGGGATTCCGTCTTCGTTAGTAAGCCGCAGACCGGATGTAAAAAGCGCCGAACTTGCGCTTAAAGCCGCAAATGCCAGCGTAGGAGTTACAAAAGCCAATTTGTATCCGGCACTTAGAATTACAGCTCAGGGTGGTGTAAACTCCTTCGAAGCCAGTAATTGGTTCAATATTCCGGCCTCTTTGTTCGGAACTCTTGCAGGTGGATTAACACAGCCTTTGCTGAACAATAAAAAAGTAAAAACACAATACCATATTGCCGTTGCCGAGAGGGAAAAAGCGGTTCTGAATTTCAGACAGTCTGTTTTAGTAGCGGTTAGTGAAGTATCAGATGCTTTGGTAAAAGTAGAGAAATTGCAGCAACAGGAATCCTTTTTGCAACAACGTGTCAAAACGTTACAGCAAGCCATAAAAAATGCCAATTTGTTATTCAAAAATGGTATGGCGGAATATCTTGAAGTACTTACCGCGCAATCAAATTTATTGCAAAGTGAGCTAGAATTAGCCAACATAAAAAGAGAGCAGCTTTCTGCCAATACTGAATTGTATCGTGCTTTAGGTGGTGGCTGGAAATAA
- a CDS encoding Crp/Fnr family transcriptional regulator — protein sequence MTIESPQYLNDLKIKFESYAPISESSWQLIEGIAEFQSIKKGDILLQNGQIAKEMHFIIKGALRAFITDAAGNLYNKNIFLAGDFAGSKASLLQQTASHFTIEALEDSILIQLNYKKYRALIDQNDDLKNYYIAYLEKNWVIEKEQREIALVMQNATERYLQLLSKHPDIADRIPLLHIASHLGITPTQLSRIRKNLEKDL from the coding sequence ATGACAATCGAATCACCTCAATACCTTAACGATTTAAAGATAAAATTCGAAAGCTACGCTCCTATTTCAGAAAGCTCCTGGCAGTTAATTGAAGGTATTGCTGAATTTCAGTCTATTAAAAAAGGAGACATTTTACTCCAAAACGGACAAATTGCAAAAGAAATGCATTTTATAATCAAAGGTGCTTTACGAGCCTTTATAACCGATGCAGCAGGTAACCTCTATAACAAAAACATTTTTCTTGCAGGTGATTTTGCCGGTTCAAAAGCTTCGTTATTGCAGCAAACGGCTTCTCACTTTACCATAGAAGCACTCGAAGATTCTATTCTGATTCAACTTAACTACAAAAAATACAGAGCACTCATTGATCAGAACGACGATCTCAAAAATTATTACATTGCCTATCTGGAAAAAAACTGGGTAATCGAAAAAGAACAGCGCGAAATTGCTTTAGTCATGCAAAATGCAACCGAAAGATACCTACAGCTTTTATCCAAACATCCGGATATTGCAGACCGCATTCCGTTGCTTCACATCGCGTCGCATTTGGGCATTACCCCTACTCAACTCAGCCGTATTCGAAAAAATCTCGAAAAAGATTTGTAA
- a CDS encoding DUF1440 domain-containing protein, with amino-acid sequence MSSKTKTILYAGLVAGTFDIIAAITIYAFILQKTPAVKILQSIASGVFRKEAYNGGSLMAFCGLGLHYFIALTFAWFYFTIYPFLPFLKKNTIVSGFLYGIFVWIIMNLIVLPIAFPGLPEKHFDFPLVLSIVILMFCIGLPIAYIARKYYSLQSQS; translated from the coding sequence ATGAGCTCTAAAACCAAAACCATTTTATACGCCGGACTTGTTGCCGGAACATTTGACATCATTGCAGCTATTACAATTTATGCTTTTATCCTTCAAAAAACACCTGCCGTAAAAATTCTGCAATCCATTGCAAGTGGTGTTTTTAGAAAAGAAGCTTATAATGGAGGTTCGTTAATGGCTTTCTGTGGTCTTGGATTACATTACTTCATTGCACTCACCTTTGCCTGGTTTTATTTTACTATCTATCCCTTTCTTCCATTTCTGAAAAAAAATACAATTGTTTCGGGATTCCTTTATGGAATTTTTGTCTGGATCATCATGAATTTAATTGTTCTGCCTATTGCTTTCCCCGGACTTCCCGAAAAACATTTCGATTTCCCTTTAGTCCTATCCATCGTAATTTTGATGTTTTGCATTGGGCTTCCAATCGCTTACATCGCCAGAAAATATTACAGTTTACAGTCACAGTCTTAA
- a CDS encoding DinB family protein has product MKTELKKEITTTFGEFYDTLSLFTTAEINQVPFEGSWTAGQVTRHIIKSTSGLRQVCDSDTQKLPGNYDDKIPVLTSIFLDFSSKYNSPDFIYPEDREYDKTDLLSSLKRIESEMLPIAENYDLTLTCMNFEIPGVGNLTIYELLSFCVMHAKRHLNQLKNIYNIVK; this is encoded by the coding sequence ATGAAAACCGAATTAAAAAAAGAAATCACCACTACTTTCGGAGAATTTTACGATACTCTTTCTCTTTTTACAACGGCTGAAATCAATCAGGTTCCTTTTGAAGGAAGCTGGACTGCCGGACAGGTTACACGTCATATTATTAAATCAACATCAGGTCTGCGTCAGGTTTGTGATTCAGATACCCAAAAACTGCCCGGAAACTACGATGACAAGATTCCTGTACTCACCTCCATTTTTCTCGATTTCAGCAGCAAGTATAATTCACCGGACTTTATCTATCCTGAAGACCGCGAATACGATAAAACCGACTTGCTTTCCAGTCTAAAAAGGATTGAAAGTGAAATGCTTCCTATTGCCGAAAATTATGATTTAACCCTCACCTGTATGAATTTTGAAATACCGGGTGTAGGGAATTTAACCATCTACGAGTTGCTAAGCTTTTGTGTTATGCACGCCAAAAGGCATTTAAATCAATTAAAAAATATTTATAACATTGTAAAATAA